In the Bacillus sp. FJAT-42376 genome, CGGCAGGATTGGCGGACAAAGAGCGGCGGCAGGGAAGCGATTCAGTTCAATAAGTCCGCCTGCCGCAAACAAAAGACCCGCCTTTTTCAGGCGGGCCGTTCTGATTAAGCTTCTTTCAAATGCTGTTCTTCCGCAATGGAAGGGGTTCTCATGGTGTAGAGTGTATATAGATCCTTTTTAATTTCATAAAGGCTGTAGATGTCTTCCCCGTTATTAATTTGATCCAGCAGCGCTTTTCGGGTTTCGTTCGCACATACGACATAAGGAAGCTTTTCTGCCGCTTTCGTTGACCGGACGTTCACCTTCCGGATGCGGAGAAAAATGGTTTCAATGCCTAGTTCGTAGAACAGTTCATTGAAAAAAGCGTCTTTTGCTGTTTGATTGTAGCCTTTGCCGTGGTATGGCTTTCCAAGCCAGGTTCCGAGGAACCCGGCATTTTCCTGGAGGTCAAAAAGACTGATGGTCCCGATTGGAGAGCCCCATTCATCGAGAATGGTCCGTGAAATCAATTCACTGCGCTCTTCGGCTTCAATTGTTTGCTTGGTTAAAAACAAATATTCCTCGATTGAATCAGCTTTATGACGTACGTAAGGGAAGACATCGGGGTGTACCATAAGTTCGTACAGCGCATGACTATCGTGAATGTCACGTTTTTTAAGCATCTTTCTCG is a window encoding:
- a CDS encoding GNAT family N-acetyltransferase, whose product is MLKKRDIHDSHALYELMVHPDVFPYVRHKADSIEEYLFLTKQTIEAEERSELISRTILDEWGSPIGTISLFDLQENAGFLGTWLGKPYHGKGYNQTAKDAFFNELFYELGIETIFLRIRKVNVRSTKAAEKLPYVVCANETRKALLDQINNGEDIYSLYEIKKDLYTLYTMRTPSIAEEQHLKEA